In the Plasmodium sp. gorilla clade G2 genome assembly, chromosome: 12 genome, CATAAGTAATGATAAAGCAGTATTGATAGATCCagatgaatattatatatataaggataGTTGGATAGAACGTTTGAATAATGAAGGTTATTCTGTTTATGGTATAGATTTACAAGGTCATGGGAAATCAGATGGATGGCAAAATTTAAGAGGTAatgtaaattattttgatGACTTAGTATATGAtgttatacaatatataaataaaataaacagtTCTGTAATAAAAGAAAGGGTAGATCCGACGGAATATTCATattcaaattataattattattttaaaaatcgATTGCCTAATATTGTGAGACctcctttatatataattggtCTTTCTATGGGTGGAAATATTGCTTTGAGAGCCTTAGAATTAATAGGTAAATCACAAGAAGTTcatgataatttaaatataaaaggatGTATATCTTTAGCAGGTATGGTATCGATTGATGAAAATGGATCTAGAATtccttttaaatataaatatttttttgtaccTTTATCAAGATATGTAGCTTATTTTTTCCCCACTTTTCGTCCTAGTCCAAAAATGAATTTTGAAAAATTTCCatttataaatgatattataaattttgatAAGAACAGATATGATAAATGGATAACTATGAGATTCGCACGTCAAATTTTAGAAGCAACATGGAATTTACAGGAAGACATGAAATATATACCTAAAGAAATACctctattatttatacacTCGAAAGATGATTGTGCATGTTATTATGAAGGGGCTGAggctttttttaataaattagaaaataataataaagaactTCATACATTATATGATATGGATCATCTCCTAACCATGGAGCCAGGAAATGAAAAAGTTCTTGATAAGGTTATTACGTGGATTAAAAGTATAAGAGAGGAGGATACTGATAATAGTTCAACACAATTTAtggatgatgaaaatatgcTTAATGCTATTTTACAAATTGAAGATGAAATAATTAATAGAACAAATGAACGCTTAAATCTTGAAAAACAGAATAATGATGATTTTATTGcacaaaaagaaaacatgGAAATGTTTACTGTACTTTTAGATAATGAAAACGACCCttgtaatattattgataaagaattaattgaaaataatatgacaCATTCGGAGTTAGAAACTGTAATTAATTGATCAAAGGATCAAAAGggaatgaatatatatatatatatatatatgtatatattgcCGTTTATTTtggaaaaaattttaataaaggGCAAATATTTACtcgttatttatatacaaccatattattatatatattacctttctgatctatataatataatggatataatataatatatttgtcatattattttttcttttttaattaattctttttcttttttttttttttttttttttttttttaatttttagttgacaataaaataatatcaaaatagaaattataaatatttttgatcttattttatcatgatatatatatatatatatttatttatttatttatttattgtttgATTGATTAATTTATGTTGTTCATTAAATTTATTGTTTccgttttattttattattattattatatttatatatataatgtattatatatttttgaattaaaattttacattatatatgtCTTAATAACTTGCAATATATATAGCATTTAGGGGATacgataaatataaaattatttttaacgtgaaataaaatataaaatataaaaagaaatgtgtttttttagattttatttttaataaatttatatattattatattatggatgaataattttttcggataaattatacatttataaaaaaaaaaaaaaaaattaactattaaatataaataaatatttatgtgttcATATGAAAGAaccaatttttataaattaaatttattatgtatacatatatgtatcacatacgtttaaaaataaaaaagaaagatatatctctttttcaaattaatatatttttatttcttttaagactcattttatataattaaatattcattcaaaatattataaattgtaAGATGTGTTTATTAAtatcttataatatatatgaaagtGTAATCATAAtactatattttaatttcttaataatttgaaccttttattttattttagtaATTGTAATTTGTTTATAACTATTATTATGTACTCCGTAAATGTAGGgaaaaagaataattattaatacataaatatatatatattatcatcggacatatgaataaaatatatatattttttttttatttcatttaattatatatatatatatatatatttattaatattttcttggATACATATTCcaaaaaaaccaaaaaaatatatattatatatatatataatgataatattataaaatatatattaatattacatcaaaatgaatatataattaaatataaataaatatatatatatatatatatatatatatattaatataacatttttaatatcatattaaaaatattataattttaatcataattttttttttttttttttttctttgaataaaaaataataattatttataattattatttaagatTTCACAACATATGCATTTATACGTACTCATTTATCTTATATCAagtattaatttatttattttattttttattaaatatttatttaaagatatttaagaatattttcataatatatatgtatatttggacgaataaaaaaaaaataaatgcatacaaataaatattacaaaaaagtatataaaaaatacttacaaattatattataatatttaaaaattaatatataatatttttataaaattatatttatattatataattattttatttatatatataataatttatataaaaacaaaatgtataattatatacatatataatgtttttaaaataccatataaatatatttttacaaatataaatattacaatatgtaaatttattatatatagttatattttttcttattttcatatattttatttttattatcaattaTTACgaaataaggaaaaaaaaagttgCGCAAAATAACCAAAGAAAagttaacaaaaaaaaaaaaaagaataaataaataagtaaatataatatatatatatatacatatgaaatatttgAAAGTATGATTAgcaaaagaaatgaaaaatatgtccccaaaatataatattatagatatagaaaaattatagttctctatattttttccttataaGATTTGCATACatttatgaaatatttatttaaagttcattttattttatgtatatatatatatatatatgtttatttatttatttgtttattttacatactgtaaaaaaatgaagaagatatatatataaataaaagaaaaaatgaaacaagTATTTtagatttttttataatttatttttaaaatgaatGTTTATTCTAATATATCATCCACATTTTGTGCTATATttaacacacatatatatatattattatatgtatatacaaaattataataatagtgattTAAGTAGATGCgctaaaaatatttaactacgtaataataaacataatgtgtaataaaaaaaatatgtagtattaatatgtattgatatatatttgtttttgcaattataatatattttattacataattttaagtttttttttccttttttttgaaaaaaaaaaaatatatacatatatgtataattatggTAAAGTATTTAAtagattttataaatatgattttttaattattttattatttaatttatttttattttttttttttttctttttctacaAGTGTTTCTAAAATACACAATCtttttagatatatatgtatatatatatatatatttatatatcttaaataaaatattgtagaagaaaaataggaggaaaaaaaaaaaaaaaatatataattaaagagTCATATAAGGATTTTTGTTATTACTTTATCTATATaggatatattaatatatatatatgtatattccaATATGAGTTTATTTATAGAATCCAGTTTTATTTTACCTAAGGGTATAATTGACTcctatataaaatttaaaacatGGAATTCTTGCTCATATAGTGATAAGGAAAAGAAGGCTTCGCAAGCAAATATATGGACCCCTGTATTTTCTACTCGTTTTGCCATCCCTATTATTGGAATAATATATGCTTTATTATGGGTAAGTTATATGAAATGTATTATGAgaacaaatttttttctttgtgtgaagaaaataaagaatatgcATTATGTGTGTAAATACTAACATGACaacatttgaatatatatatatatatacacatatatatatatttttttttttttttttgttagaATGGAGATGCAACATTTGGATATGGTTCTCTGGATTTGTCGCGTGATGGAAGATATTCTCGAAACTTATTTGAAACTAATAATGGAAAAAATGGTTACATTTCCTCTTTAACAAATAAGTTATTAAATAAGATGAGTAAAGGCTCCAAGAAAGAAGTCCAAGAGACAAAAGACGAAAAGTCCTTAGGtattgatgataaaaatattttgcaTGCTTtagatttatttataaataatataaagaacaTTGCAGTATCAAGTAAATTGAATAGTtcagatatatataaacatggGAATACATTTATCGATAATTTGATGAGTAACGATGAAATAGATCAAGAAATTGAATCCTTATTAAATGGGGGTAATTACGATAGAGAAAAGTTGAATAGATTATGGTGGCAAATTATGAGAAATGAAGAGTTGAAATATGTATCTGTTAATAATAAGTTATATAAAGTTTATAAAGCATtaagaaagaaatataatgtaGATAATTCCTATGCTGAAAATAAATGGAAAGAATGTAAAAGAAATGTTATAGTAGGAAGAGTAGaatatcaaaattatattaataaagttTTCCTTGATTGGATAAATGGAGAttctataaattataatgaatttataaaattagtAAGAACTTGTAGAGTTACTTGGAAAAAATTAAGaacaaaaatgataaaagcattaaaaaaatcattaaaaaaatcttttcaaaaaagagaaaaagaattaaaatcaaatgaatatatatacaaatataaatatgaattagAAGAGGGTGATTATACAGATGatgatttattaattaaagatgatttattaaataatcatGATATTCAAATTGATGATGATGTTAATAGTGCTATAACAGAAAAAACTGAAGAATATGGTAAAGGTGTGGATGATTTAGCCTCAGTAAATACAGATAATAATGGAACTGAATTAGGAGATTC is a window encoding:
- a CDS encoding lysophospholipase, putative, which gives rise to MVENELIDDNSLTYRTRLDGTPKLDSFFNKDGLLIRTYSWTVKKALGILVLIHGLNSHFRLEYLKHNADIISNDKAVLIDPDEYYIYKDSWIERLNNEGYSVYGIDLQGHGKSDGWQNLRGNVNYFDDLVYDVIQYINKINSSVIKERVDPTEYSYSNYNYYFKNRLPNIVRPPLYIIGLSMGGNIALRALELIGKSQEVHDNLNIKGCISLAGMVSIDENGSRIPFKYKYFFVPLSRYVAYFFPTFRPSPKMNFEKFPFINDIINFDKNRYDKWITMRFARQILEATWNLQEDMKYIPKEIPLLFIHSKDDCACYYEGAEAFFNKLENNNKELHTLYDMDHLLTMEPGNEKVLDKVITWIKSIREEDTDNSSTQFMDDENMLNAILQIEDEIINRTNERLNLEKQNNDDFIAQKENMEMFTVLLDNENDPCNIIDKELIENNMTHSELETVIN